One window of the Shewanella cyperi genome contains the following:
- a CDS encoding ATP-NAD kinase family protein yields MGKFRLGLIINPLAGLGGSVALKGSDGVAAEALALGAQPKAGLRMHTALEELLEFKDRIIVYTASGAMGEDVCRAMGFETEICYQAPLNTEAGDTKSAVAELCKLQPDLLLFAGGDGTARDVYAVVDEQQVVLGVPAGVKIHSGVYGITPKAAGIVVRLLLQGELVSLMEADVMDIDEAAFREGTVRARRFGEMRVPAEPRYVQAVKMGGKEVDELVLADIAAELIDEMDDSLYIMGSGSTVAAVMQELGLDNTLLGVDLVQDRQLMASDLTAAQLLEATENQKVKLVITLIGGQGHILGRGNQQLSPALIRRIGKDNIVILATKTKLKALEGRPLIVDSGDPELDKALSGYYRIVTGYRDYVMYQVANPSE; encoded by the coding sequence ATGGGCAAATTTCGCCTGGGACTCATTATCAATCCATTGGCCGGACTGGGCGGCAGCGTTGCCCTCAAGGGCAGTGACGGTGTGGCGGCCGAGGCGTTGGCGCTCGGCGCACAGCCCAAGGCCGGGTTGCGGATGCACACAGCCCTGGAGGAGTTGCTGGAATTCAAGGACAGGATCATTGTCTATACCGCCTCCGGTGCCATGGGCGAAGATGTGTGCCGTGCCATGGGCTTTGAAACTGAGATCTGCTACCAGGCGCCTTTGAATACCGAGGCCGGCGACACCAAGTCAGCAGTTGCCGAGCTTTGCAAGCTGCAGCCGGACCTGTTGCTGTTCGCAGGCGGTGATGGCACAGCCCGGGATGTGTACGCTGTGGTCGATGAGCAGCAGGTGGTACTCGGCGTGCCTGCCGGGGTCAAGATCCACTCCGGCGTCTATGGCATCACCCCCAAGGCCGCGGGCATAGTGGTACGCCTGCTGCTGCAAGGTGAACTGGTGTCCCTGATGGAAGCCGATGTGATGGACATAGACGAAGCCGCATTCCGCGAGGGCACAGTCCGTGCCCGCCGTTTTGGTGAGATGCGGGTCCCAGCGGAGCCCCGCTATGTGCAGGCGGTGAAAATGGGCGGCAAGGAAGTGGATGAGCTGGTGCTTGCCGATATCGCCGCCGAGCTTATCGATGAGATGGATGACAGCCTCTATATCATGGGCTCGGGCTCAACCGTGGCCGCTGTGATGCAGGAGCTGGGACTCGACAACACCCTGCTGGGGGTCGACCTGGTGCAGGACCGTCAATTAATGGCGTCTGATCTCACCGCGGCACAATTGCTTGAAGCCACTGAAAATCAAAAGGTTAAACTGGTTATCACTCTGATAGGTGGCCAGGGACACATTCTGGGGCGTGGCAATCAGCAGCTGTCACCGGCCCTTATTCGCCGCATCGGCAAGGACAATATTGTGATCCTGGCAACCAAAACCAAGTTGAAAGCCCTTGAAGGAAGGCCGCTGATCGTGGATAGTGGCGAC